The region TTCGGGAACGTCGGCCGCGGCGCCCGCGCCGCTTCCGGTCCCCGAGCCTGTCGAGGGGTCGATCGAGGTCATCTGGCTTCGTACGGCGCGACGACGACCTCGACGCGCTGGAACTCCTTGAGCTCGGAGTAGCCGGTCGTCGCCATCGACTTGCGCAGGGCCCCGATGAGGTTGGCGGTGCCGTCGGCGACGGGAGCCGGACCGTACAGCACCTCCTCGAGCGAGGCGACCTGGTCGACCCGCACGCGGCGGCCGCGGGGCAGCTTGGGGTGGTGGGCCTCGGGGCCCCAGTGGTAGCCCAGGCCCGGGGCATCCGTCGCCCGCGCCAGCGCGACACCGAGCATGACCGCGTCGGCGCCCATGGCGAGAGCCTTGACGATGTCGCCCGACGTGCCCACGCCGCCGTCGGCGATGACGTGGACGTAGCGTCCGCCCGACTCGTCGAGGTAGTCGCGGCGCGCACCGGCGACGTCGGCGACCGCGGTCGCCATGGGTGCGTGCACCCCGAGCGTCGCGCGCGTCGTCGACGCGGCGCCGCCGCCGAAGCCGACCAGCACGCCGGCTGCACCGGTGCGCATCAGGTGGAGGGCCGCGGTGTAGGTCGACGCGCCGCCGACGATGACGGGCACGTCGAGGTCGTAGATGAACTTCTTGAGGTTGAGGGGGGCATCGACGCTCGAGACGTGCTCGGCCGACACCGTGGTGCCGCGGATGACGAACAGGTCGACGCCGGCGGCGACGACCGTCTCGTACAGCTCCTGGGTGCGCTGCGGGGTGAGGGCGCCGGCGACGGTGACTCCGGCGGCGCGGATCTCGGCGAGGCGGTCGCGTACGAGCTCGGGCTTGATGGGCTCGGCGTACAGCTCCTGCATGCGGCGGGTCGCGGCCGACTTCTCGAGCGCGGCGATCTCGGCGAGGAGCGGCTCGGGGTCGTCGTAGCGGGTCCACAGGCCCTCGAGGTCGAGCACGCCGAGGCCTCCGAGCTGCCCGAGCATGATCGCGGTGCGAGGGCTCACGACCGAGTCCATCGGGGCGCCGATCACCGGGATGTCGAACTGGAAGGCGTCGATGGCCCACGCGGTCGAGACATCTTCAGGATTGCGGGTGCGCCGCGAGGGCACCACCGCGATGTCGTCGAACGTGTACGCGCGGCGAGCGCGCTTGGCGCGGCCGATCTCCATGTCCATGCTCACGAGCCCAGCCTACCCGTCGGTGCGCGGCGCCCCGATGCCGGTCAGCGGTCGCGCACGACCCGCGTCTCGTCCCAGACCGGGGCATCCGACTCCACGACCCTGCCGTCCGCCCCGAACACCAGGAACCGGTCGAAGGACTTCGCGAGCCACCGGTCGTGCGTGACGGCGAGCACCGTGCCCTCGAAGCGCGCGAGCGCGTCCTGCAGCGCTTCGGCCGAAACGAGGTCGAGGTTGTCGGTGGGCTCGTCGAGCAGCAGCAGCGTCGCTCCCGACAGCTCGAGCAGCAGGATCTGGAACCGCGCCTGCTGTCCGCCCGACAGGTCGTCGAAGCGCTGCTCGGCCTGCCCGACGAGGCCGTAGCGGTCCAGCGCCGAGCTCGCCGCGTCACGCGGCAAGCCGGCGCGGGCGTCCTCGCCGCGGTGGAGGATGTCGAGCAGGGTGCGGCCGTCGAACTCCGGATGCCGGTGGGTCTGCGCGAACCACCCCGGAACCACGCGCGCGCCGAGCACCGCCCGCCCGGTGTGCGAGACGGGCGCGAGCGCGCCGCCCGTGGTCGTCATGTGGCCGAGCCGCGCGTCGGGATCGGTGCCGCCACGGGCGAGCAGACGCAGGAAGTGCGACTTGCCCGACCCGTTCGACCCGAGCACGGCGACCCGGTCGCCGAACCACACCTCGGCGTCGAAGGGCTTCATCAGCCCGGTGAGCTCCAGCTGCTCGGCCACCACGGCGCGACGCCCGGTGCGCGCGCCGCGCAGGCGCAGGTCGAGGTCCTGCTCCTTCGGCCGCTCCTGCGGCGGACCGACCTCCTCGAACTTGCGCAGGCGCGTCTGGGCGGCGCGGTAGCGCGAGGTGAACGAGTCGTTCGCGGTGGCCTTCACCTTGAGGGTCGCCACCAGCTCCTTGAGCTTGACGTGCTGCTCGTCCCACCGCCGGCGCAGCTCGTCGAGGCGCGCCATCCGGTCGTCGCGGGCGCGATGGTACGTGCCGAACCCGCCGCCGTGCACCCACGCGGTGCTGCCCGCGCCGCCCGCCTCGAGCGTGACGATGCGGTCGGCGGCCCGGGCGAGCAGCTCGCGGTCGTGCGAGACCAGCAGCACGGTCTTCGGCGTCTCGCGCAGCCGATCCTCGAGCCAGCGCTTGCCGGGCACGTCGAGGTAGTTGTCGGGCTCGTCGAGGAGGAGCACCTGGTCGGGTCCGCGCAGCAGCGCCTCGAGCGCGAGCCGCTTCTGCTCGCCGCCCGACAGCGTGGCCAGCTCGCGGTACTGCGCCCGCGCGAACGGGATGCCGAGCGCGGCCGTCGTGCACGTGTCCCACACCGTCTCGTACTCGTACCCTCCCGCCTCGGCGTAGTCGGCGAGCGCGCCGGCGTACCGCATCTGGGTGTCGAGGTCGTCGTCCTCGATGATCGCGAGTTCCGCCTCGGCGAGCTCGCGTGCAGCCCGGCGCACCCGATCGGGCGCGACCGCGATGAGCAGATCGTGCACGGTCTGCCCCGCCTGGCCGTGACCCACGAACTGGTCCATGACGCCGAGCCCGCCGTCGATCGAGACGACCCCCGACAGCGGATCGAGCTCGTCGCGGATGATGCGCAGCAGCGTCGTCTTGCCGGCGCCGTTCTGCCCGATGAGCGCCGTCGTCGACCCTTCGCCGACCCGGAACGAGACCTCGTCGAGGAGCGGCCGGCCGTCGGGCAGCGCGTAGCTGACCGCGGCGATGTCGATGTACCCCATGTCGTGCTTCCTGCTCCGTGCGGCATCCGTCGCCGTTCGGGGAGCCGACCAGGCTATCGCACGGTGGGTGGCGCTGCGACGTCAGGCCGCGGCGTACCGGCCCGACTTGATGGCGCGCGCCCGGGCCTTCTCGGCCTCCTCCTCGCGGTTCTTCGGCGGCACGGTGGCGACGAGGTCGTCGAGCAGGTGCTGCGTGAGGTGGGCGATCTCGTGGACGGCGTGGTCGAACGCCTCCTGGTTCGCCTTCGACGGCTTGGTGGTGCCCGCGATCTTGCGGACGTACTGGAGGGCCGCCGCGTGCACCTCGTCGGATGTGGCGGCGGGCTCGAAGTTGTGGAGGGTGTGGATGTTCCGGCACATGGCAGCGACGATACGCCGCGACGCGGCATCCGTCACCCGCTCACCAGCGGTCGGTGCCCCGGGGGACGACGTCGAGGATGTGGGGCAGGTCGGTCGGGAAGCACGAGCGGAACAGCTCGGTGATCTCGGGGTCGGAGCCGTAGTCGTCGACGAGGCGCAGCCCGATCATCGTGCTGATGAGCATGCCCTCCGCGAGGAATTCGCGCGCCCGGTCGGCGTCGAGGCCCATGTCGTCGCGGAAGAACCGCCAGACGGCGGCGAAGCCCCGGCGTGCCGCCGGGCCGATGACCGGATGGCTGCCCATCAGGTACGCGTTCGCGAGGGTCTGGTGCAGGCCCCGCACCGACAGCAGGTCGACGTACGCCTGGCCGACGCGCTTTCCGATGGTCTCGGCATCCGCGTCGACCGTCGCCTCGCGGAACGCGGTGAGCAGGCGCGCGAGCGCCTCCTCGATCGTGGCGAGGAACAGGTTCTCCTTCGAGCCGAACAGGCGCACGACGTAGGGCTGGCTGACGCCGGCGGCGCGCGCGACCTCGTCGGTCGTGGCGCCGTCGTAGCCCCGGGTGCCGAACACCGCGAGCGCTGCGACGAGGATCTGCTGCCGTCGCTCGTCGGACGACATCCTGCGCCCCGGATCGACGGCGATGTCGAGGTCGGGCGTGCTTCCAGAGCTCATGCTCCCGAGATTATCAGCGAATGACTTGACTTTGTAATCATGCGATTACTACAGTCCTTCCTGTCAAGTAATCATCCAATTACAACTGGAGTCCGCATGGCCCTCGAATCTCCTGCCGCGCCCGTCGGCGCGCAGCGTCCTCTCGCGGCTCCGCGCCGCCCGCGTCCGTTCGCGCTCGTCCTCGCCGCGGCGTCGCTGCCCATGTTCATGGCAACCCTCGACAACCTCGTGATGACCAACGCGCTCCCCGTGCTCCACACCGAGATGGGAGCCGCGGTCGAAGAGCTGCAGTGGTTCGTGAACGCGTACACGCTCGCGTTCGCCGGCACGATCCTCATCGCCTCGGCCCTGGGCGACCGCTTCGGCCGCCGCACGGTGTTCGCCATCGGCATCGCGGTCTTCGGCATCGGGTCCGCGCTCGCGGCGCTCAGCACCGACCCCGGGCAGCTGATCGCGGCCCGCGCCTTCCAGGGCCTCGGAGCGGCCGGCGTCATGCCGTTGTCGCTCGCATTGCTTTCGGGCGCCGTGCCCGCAGCCCGCCGTCCCCTCGCCATCGGCATCTGGGGCGGCGTCTCGGGCCTCGGCGTCGCGGTCGGCCCTCTCGTCGGCGGAGCCATCATGGAGGGCTGGAACTGGCAGGGCATCTTCTGGATCAACGTGCCGGTCGCCCTCATCGCGATCCCCCTCGCCCTCGTCGTGCTGCGCAACGACTTCGGCGCCCGCGAGCGCATCGACGTGCCGGGCGCGCTGCTCGCGGCATCCGGTGTCGTCGCGCTGGTGCACGCGATCGTGCGCGGCAACGACGACGGCTGGGACTCGCTCGGCGTCATCGTCGAACTCGCCCTCGGCGCAGCGCTCGTGCTCGGCTTCCTCGTCTGGCAGACCCGCGCGAAAGCGCCCCTGGTACCGCTGCGGCTGTTCCGCGACCGGTCGTTCTCGGTCACGAACATCATCGGCTTCGCATTCAGCTTCGGCACGTTCGGGGCGGTGTTCATCCTCATCCAGTACCTGCAGGTCGTGCAGGGCTCGACGCCGCTCGAGGCTGCCGTGCAGACGACGCCGTGGACCCTCGCGCCCGTGTTCGTCGCGCCGATCGCGGGCCTCCTCGCCCCGCGCGTCGGCACCCGCGTGCTGATGGTGGCGGGCCTCGCGCTGCAGGCCGTCGCGCTCGGCTGGATCGGCGCCGTCATGTCGACCGACCTCGAATACCCCGTGCTCATCGCGCCGTTCGTGATGGCCGGCGTCGGCATGGCGCTCGTATTCGCCCCCTCGGCCACCGCGCTGCTGGCGACCCTCGGCCTCATCGACCACGCCAAGGCGTCGGGGGTCAACTCGACGGTGCGCGAGCTCGGGGTGGCCCTCGGCACCGCGGTCATGACCGCCATCTTCGTGGGCGCCGGCGGCGAGCTGCTGCCCGACCTGTACGTCGACGCCGCCCGCCCGGCCGTGTTCACCGGCGCGGCCGTGCTCGCGCTGGCGACCGTCGCCGCACTGTGGCTGCCCGCGGGGCGCTCGGTCTCGGGGTCGGCGTCGGCCCCCGATGCAGGGGAACCCGCGACGGATGCCGCGGAGCACGAGCGCATCGCGGTCTGAGTCCCGCACCGGGGAACGCGAGGGGGGACGGATGCCGCGGCATCCGCCCCCCTCGTACGACTTACTTCTTGTAGTTGGGCGCCTCGACGACGATCTGCACGTCGTGCGGGTGCGACTCCTTGAGACCGGCGGCGGTGATCCGCACGAACTTGCCGCGGGCCTTGAGCTCCTCGACGGTGCGCGCGCCGACGTAGAACATCGACTGCCGGAGTCCTCCGACGAGCTGGTAGGCGACGGCCGAGACCGGTCCGCGGTAGGCGACCTGGCCCTCGATGCCCTCGGGGATGAGCTTGTCGTCGCTGGGGATGTCGGCCTGGAAGTAGCGGTCCTTCGAGTAGGACGTCTTCTTGCCGCGGGTCTGCATCGCGCCGAGCGAACCCATGCCGCGGTAGAGCTTGAACTGCTTGCCGCCCTGGAAGACGACCTCGCCCGGGGACTCGTCGGTGCCGGCGAGGAGCGAGCCGAGCATCACGGTGTCGGCGCCGGCGACGAGCGCCTTGGCGATGTCGCCCGAGTACTGCAGGCCGCCGTCGGCGATCACGGGAACGCCGACCTCGCGGGCCGCGAGCGAAGCCTCGTAGATCGCGGTGACCTGCGGCACGCCGACGCCCGCGACGACGCGCGTGGTGCAGATGGAGCCGGGACCGACGCCGACCTTGACGGCGTCGACGCCCGCCTCGATGAGCGCCTGGGCGCCCTCGCGGGTCGCGACGTTGCCGCCGATGACGTCGATGTGGGCGAAGGATGCGTCGCCCTTGAGGCGGCGGACCATGTCGATGA is a window of Microbacterium terrae DNA encoding:
- a CDS encoding GuaB3 family IMP dehydrogenase-related protein, whose product is MDMEIGRAKRARRAYTFDDIAVVPSRRTRNPEDVSTAWAIDAFQFDIPVIGAPMDSVVSPRTAIMLGQLGGLGVLDLEGLWTRYDDPEPLLAEIAALEKSAATRRMQELYAEPIKPELVRDRLAEIRAAGVTVAGALTPQRTQELYETVVAAGVDLFVIRGTTVSAEHVSSVDAPLNLKKFIYDLDVPVIVGGASTYTAALHLMRTGAAGVLVGFGGGAASTTRATLGVHAPMATAVADVAGARRDYLDESGGRYVHVIADGGVGTSGDIVKALAMGADAVMLGVALARATDAPGLGYHWGPEAHHPKLPRGRRVRVDQVASLEEVLYGPAPVADGTANLIGALRKSMATTGYSELKEFQRVEVVVAPYEAR
- a CDS encoding ABC-F family ATP-binding cassette domain-containing protein — protein: MGYIDIAAVSYALPDGRPLLDEVSFRVGEGSTTALIGQNGAGKTTLLRIIRDELDPLSGVVSIDGGLGVMDQFVGHGQAGQTVHDLLIAVAPDRVRRAARELAEAELAIIEDDDLDTQMRYAGALADYAEAGGYEYETVWDTCTTAALGIPFARAQYRELATLSGGEQKRLALEALLRGPDQVLLLDEPDNYLDVPGKRWLEDRLRETPKTVLLVSHDRELLARAADRIVTLEAGGAGSTAWVHGGGFGTYHRARDDRMARLDELRRRWDEQHVKLKELVATLKVKATANDSFTSRYRAAQTRLRKFEEVGPPQERPKEQDLDLRLRGARTGRRAVVAEQLELTGLMKPFDAEVWFGDRVAVLGSNGSGKSHFLRLLARGGTDPDARLGHMTTTGGALAPVSHTGRAVLGARVVPGWFAQTHRHPEFDGRTLLDILHRGEDARAGLPRDAASSALDRYGLVGQAEQRFDDLSGGQQARFQILLLELSGATLLLLDEPTDNLDLVSAEALQDALARFEGTVLAVTHDRWLAKSFDRFLVFGADGRVVESDAPVWDETRVVRDR
- a CDS encoding DUF2277 domain-containing protein; translation: MCRNIHTLHNFEPAATSDEVHAAALQYVRKIAGTTKPSKANQEAFDHAVHEIAHLTQHLLDDLVATVPPKNREEEAEKARARAIKSGRYAAA
- a CDS encoding TetR/AcrR family transcriptional regulator; the encoded protein is MSSGSTPDLDIAVDPGRRMSSDERRQQILVAALAVFGTRGYDGATTDEVARAAGVSQPYVVRLFGSKENLFLATIEEALARLLTAFREATVDADAETIGKRVGQAYVDLLSVRGLHQTLANAYLMGSHPVIGPAARRGFAAVWRFFRDDMGLDADRAREFLAEGMLISTMIGLRLVDDYGSDPEITELFRSCFPTDLPHILDVVPRGTDRW
- a CDS encoding DHA2 family efflux MFS transporter permease subunit, with translation MALESPAAPVGAQRPLAAPRRPRPFALVLAAASLPMFMATLDNLVMTNALPVLHTEMGAAVEELQWFVNAYTLAFAGTILIASALGDRFGRRTVFAIGIAVFGIGSALAALSTDPGQLIAARAFQGLGAAGVMPLSLALLSGAVPAARRPLAIGIWGGVSGLGVAVGPLVGGAIMEGWNWQGIFWINVPVALIAIPLALVVLRNDFGARERIDVPGALLAASGVVALVHAIVRGNDDGWDSLGVIVELALGAALVLGFLVWQTRAKAPLVPLRLFRDRSFSVTNIIGFAFSFGTFGAVFILIQYLQVVQGSTPLEAAVQTTPWTLAPVFVAPIAGLLAPRVGTRVLMVAGLALQAVALGWIGAVMSTDLEYPVLIAPFVMAGVGMALVFAPSATALLATLGLIDHAKASGVNSTVRELGVALGTAVMTAIFVGAGGELLPDLYVDAARPAVFTGAAVLALATVAALWLPAGRSVSGSASAPDAGEPATDAAEHERIAV